Within the Thermococcus sp. CX2 genome, the region GACCGCGAGGTCAACTATTTTGTGGAGTCTGATTTTGATTATCTCGCGCATGAGCCTTTCGGCTATGTTGAGCTGGGCCAGATAAAGCCGTTCCTCTATGTCCTCGCCTCTCTCGTGGGAGCTCTCGGCGCTGAGCTTGAGGGCCTTTATAAGGCTGTCGAATTCGCGGTAGAAGTCCTCGTCCAGCTCGGCCAGTTCGCTGGAGGAAAGCTCCCTCTCGAGCAGTTCCCTGAGCTTGATGATGTCCATGCTCCCACCAGCCTAAATGAAGAAGGGGAAGGAAATCAGTCCTCAACCCTCGGGGCAAGCAGGAAGGTGAGCTTGCCCTCGTCCCTTATCGGGTAGTCCATCTGGAGGGGCATCTCATTGCCGAACTGGATTATAACTTCGTCGGCCTTTCCGATGCCTTTGATCATGTCGGCGAGGTAGCTTATTCCATAGGCGCTCTTGGTCTCCTCCTCGACCTCAAGGTCAAGTAAACCTTCGTCCTCGAGGGTAAGCTTTATCTCGACCTCATTGGTCTCGCCCTCGGCCTTCATGATGAACTCGTTCTCCCTGGCGATGAACTTTAGGGAGTCACTGACGAGGGAAGCGTCCTTCACGGCCTCCTTGAGAACCTCTCCGAGGACGACGACTTTGGCGGTAAACGGCAGATCTGGAAGGTCGAGCTCGAGCTCCTCAACCTCTATGAGCGGAAGGCGGAAGGTTCTCTTGGCGGTTCCCTCAAAGGTAACCTCGAGGAAGTTCTCCTCGCCCTTCCTGAGGATAAGGGTGTCCTTGTTCTTTCCGCGCTTGAGTATCTTCTTGAAGTGATCCATGTTGATGCCTATGGTTTCCTCCTCCTCGACCTCGTACTTGCTGAATATGCTCTCGGGGAGGTTGAGGTCAATGAGAACTACTCTGCTCGGGTCCATGGCGCGCATCGAAATTCCTTCCTCGGTTACCTTAAAGGCAGCCTCGTCTATGAGGTTGCTCGCGGTGGCAATAAGATCGGCGAAATCCTTGGCACCATCAAAAACTATCTCGAACGGCATCTTTACCCCTCCTTCAATATATTGAGCATCAGCCTAACCCTTTCTTTTCCACGAAATAAATAAGCTTTTCCGTTGTCGGTTTCGGGCAGTCTTTTATAAGCCTCCTCAAGCTCCTTAAGGGCCTTCTCAGCAAGCCGCCTGAGCACTTCGAACTTTTCCTCCTCGTTCACTCGTAGGACCTCCATACGTGGCCGCACTTGGTACACTTGTAGAATATCGTGCTCGGCTCATCGCCAGCCCTCGTCTGGAGCTCCCACCAGTAGGCCTCGTCGTTGCCGCACTTTGGACAGGTTATTTTGACCTTCGGCAGAGTCGCCACGTCCTGTTCTACGATGATTATGCCTTCGTCAGGCTTGTGCTCGACCTTCT harbors:
- a CDS encoding transcription factor S, which gives rise to MKFCPKCGSIMLPDKKKRVFVCRKCGYEEPINPEDAKKYRITQKVEHKPDEGIIIVEQDVATLPKVKITCPKCGNDEAYWWELQTRAGDEPSTIFYKCTKCGHVWRSYE
- a CDS encoding DNA polymerase sliding clamp: MPFEIVFDGAKDFADLIATASNLIDEAAFKVTEEGISMRAMDPSRVVLIDLNLPESIFSKYEVEEEETIGINMDHFKKILKRGKNKDTLILRKGEENFLEVTFEGTAKRTFRLPLIEVEELELDLPDLPFTAKVVVLGEVLKEAVKDASLVSDSLKFIARENEFIMKAEGETNEVEIKLTLEDEGLLDLEVEEETKSAYGISYLADMIKGIGKADEVIIQFGNEMPLQMDYPIRDEGKLTFLLAPRVED